The Mucilaginibacter gracilis genomic interval TAATTATTTGCGGATTAACGGCTTTTGCACAGGATAGCACCGGCAGTAACAAAGCCTTTGACATGTTTCAGGGTGCTGAAGTGTACGAAGACGGAATGATGCAAATGCTCACCGGGCTTAGGGATCAGATCTGGGGCCAGGGTGTCGATTTTGTAAATGATGCCAAAGCCCTTTCTGCCATTTTCATGATTATTTTTTTCGCGATCAGATCTTATGAAATGATGGTCGGCGATAAGCAAATGGAAATTATGCCTTTACTCCGCCCTTTCGGTCTGTCGATGATCATTTTATGGTGGAACGTTTTTGTAAGAATGGTTGCGTTTCCATGCGAGCTGGTCGAAAATCAGGCGAAGGACAAATGGCAGACCGCGCAGGTAGAGGCCGACAACCTCCGGGTCAAACGGGCCGAGTTGATGAAAGAAATGGCTGATAGTCTTTATAATTTTCAAGCGCAGACCAGTGTCGCGGAAAAGGAATCAGATACCTGGTATGGTCAGGCCTGGGATCAGGTCACAAGTACGGTTAAACAAGGGATATCTACCGTTGTAGGACCAATATTGGAATTGAAGCAAAGGCTTCAAATCAGCCTTCAATTACTCCTTACACAGCTTTTAGAGTTAATAGCGGTATGGATATTAAGGATCGCCACCTATTTCGTATTCTTTATACAGGTTTTCTATTCCAGCTTACTTGTGCTACTCGGCCCCTTTGCGATAGCGGTCAGTATCCTTCCGGCATTCAGAGATAGTTTTACGACTTGGGTTGCCCGTTTTATTTCTGTAAATCTCTATGGCGCGATAGCCTACCTGATCATGTGGTTGTCAGCGTACATACAGCAATATGCAATGACCGTGGAGATCAGCCGGTATCAGGGTATTTTGCATGGAAGCGGTACCGCCAATAAAATGGCGGAGTTTGCCATTTTTGCATCTAATGGTATACTATCTTTCGGAACAGTGATCGTCACTTTTTTAATTGGCGCGATTGCCATGTTTACCGTGCCCAGTATATCAACATGGGTTGTATCTACTTCCGGTATAAGTTCAGCGGCATCTACTTTTGGCAGGCAGGCATCTGTGGCCTCCAAAGTGGTTACTAAGACTGTTACCGGAGTGTTTTAAGCGAACTAAGGAAGCCGCTTGATTGAACATGGGCGGCTTCCTTTTTTTAGCGGGTTGAAATATCCGCACTATTAGCCGGTTATTCCGGCCACCATTGAAATCTGGATTTTCTAATTTCAAGGTGCTTACATGAATAATGATACCGCCGGGTCCGTAAGGTTTCTGTAATGCGCCGTTTATTGTTCCCGACTGTATCATCTGTCGGCGCACATGCCTGGAATTGTTACAGGCGTTAAGTGACTACCGATGACAGGGATTAATAAATCACATTACGATGAAGAGCGATTCTTCAAACAAAAGAACAGTAACTACCAGTCAGGCCATTAAAATGTTGGAAAAAAATGGTGTAAAAGTTACTGAAAAAAAAGCCCAGGAAATTTTGGATTTAATGTATTTTTTAGCTAAATTGATTGTAAATCAGAACTTTAACAAATGAAAGTAGCAGATATTTATATAAGGGTGAGTACAGATGAACAGGCCGATAAAGGTTATTCTCAAAGAAGCCAGGAAGAGGTACTGCGCCGCTATTGTGAGATTAACAACATCAGTATAAGGAAAACCATATTTGAAGATCATTCTGCCAAAACGTTTGTCAGGCCCCAGTGGCAGGGCTTGTTGCTCAACCTGAGGAAGCAGCGCGGAAAAATCGATCTTATCTTATTTACGAAGTGGGACAGGTTTAGCCGAAACGCACCAGATGCTTATCAAATGATCAACACACTTAAAATATTAGGTGTGGAGCCGCAGGCTATAGAACAGCCTTTGGATATGGAAGTTCCTGAAAACAAAATGATGCTGGCTATTTATCTTACTGCACCGGAGATAGAAAACGACAGAAGGGCATTAAATACATTTTATGGTCTAAGGCGTGCCAGGAAGGAAGGCCGTTGGGTATCTCACGCCCCTGTGGGTTATATCAACAGGCACGATGCTACAGGGAAGAAATATATTGCTATCGATCCGCCACAGGCTAAAATCATGGAATGGGCATTTAACGAGATTGCAAAGGGTATTTATTCCACGCAGCAAGTATATGAAAAAGCTGCGGAGATGGGTTTAAAGTGTAAGCGGAACAACTTTTACGTGGCGGTGCGCAATCCTGTTTATTGCGGAAAGATACTAATCGTTAAATATAAGGACGAAGCGGCACACACCGTTAAGGGATTGCATGATGGCATTATTTCTGAATCTTTATTTTACGACGTTCAGGACGTTTTAAGCGGGAAAAAGAGGGAGGAGAAAACAAAGGTTCATTCGCCGGATATGTTGCCTTTAAGGGGCTTTATTAAATGCTCAAGGTGCAACCGCATTTTGTGCGGGAGCGCATCCAAAGGTCGCAATGGATATTACTACTACTATCATTGTTCTTCAGCTTGTGGGTGCAGGTATAAGGCCGAAGAGGTAAATAAAGTATTCGATCAGGTAATAGAGGAATTCACTATCCAGGAGGAATATGCAGATCTGTTTACTGAAGTTATCAGGGATACGTACAAAAACCAAAATACGACAACTTTGGTATCCCGTTCTGAATTGCTAAAGGAAATCAATGAGCTGAATAACCGCACCAGTAAAGCAAGGGAACTTCTTTTAAACGGAGACATTGACGGTGCCGATTATAAGACCATTAAATCAGAAAATGAATACAAGGTAAATGTATTAGAAGCGAAGTTATCGGAAGCAGCAGCGGCTAATTCCAAGACTGCGAACATTGAACCGCTACTTAGACCGGCTATTAGCAAATTAACGAGATTAAATACAATCTATTCAAAATCAGATAGTTCCAATAAACGAGAATTAATTGGTTCGATGTACCCCCAAAAATTCACTTTCGAGGAATTGCAACATCGAACCGCTTTGACGAGTGAATTGTACTCTTGTATCTACTTGATTAACAGTGAAATAAAAGGCAAAAAAGAAGGGCAAGCGACCGATTTCTCGTGCTTGCCCATTCTGGCTCCTGAGGCTGGGCTCGAACCAGCGACCCTCTGATTAACAGTCAATTATTGACACTTATTGATGTTTTGATATTCTTTGCTATTAATTGATTATCAGTTATTTATAATATATATAGAAAGCTAAGTTTTACGATTTTTTGTGATTTGGCGTTCGTTTCTCTGCAAATTTTCTGCAAATAATTCGAACATTTTGCTTATATTTGACTTATACAAAATGCTAAATGTCAGTATATTAATACAATTAATGATATTTTGACTTTTATGTAGTTCTGCAAATTTATTCATTTTAATCGTTTTTATCATGAAAGCTGAAGTTTCTTTATACTTGGACACAAGGCGAGCACTAAAGAATGGTACTTTCCCTTTAAAGTTACATGTTTACTTCACCGCAAAAATGGAGCGTTGGTACGGCACCGATTATAAATTGAGCCAGTCCTCCTTTGAGCAATCCTACCTGGCTTCTAAGCCAAGGGGTGAAAATAAAGACCTCAAAATAGAGCTGGATGCCATTATGCAAAAAGGCGCTGAACTTGCCAAGGAACTGGGGGACAATTTTACCTTTGAAAAATTCGAGCGTAAAATGTTCCGCTCCAAAGCAAGCACCAACAATGTAATTGAACATTTCGCAAGTGCTGTAAAGATATTGGAGAAAAACGAACAGATCGGAACCGCCTCCAGTTATGATTGCAGCATTAAATCAATCACCACCTATTTTAGTGAGGGTAAGAAAAATCCGGTCACTCACATTTCGTTTAGCATACTTACTGCCGAAACTTTAAACAAGTACGAACAATGGATGGTTGCCAAAGACTGTTCCAAAACAACGGTTGGTATTTACATGCGAAATTTAAGGACGATCTTTAATAAGGCCATTGCTGCTGGAGATATTGCCCCAGAACTCTACCCCTTTAAAACTTATAAAATACCTACCGGAAAAAATGTAAAAAAGGCATTAGAGACACCTGACCTCAACGCTTTATATACTGCGGACGTCACCGCCGATAGCTTTATCGAAAAGGCCAGGGATTTCTGGTTTTTCAGTTACCAGTGCAACGGGATGAATTTCAGAGATATTGCCGAGCTGAAAATTAAAGATATTCATGATACCTACTTTTCATTTTTAAGACATAAAACGAAAAACACAACAAAGGAAGACCCATCGCCTATTGTTGTCCCTTTAACCGGCTATATCAAAGATTTTATTAAAAAATATGCCAATAAAAAAGGCAAGCCCAATGACTATCTGTTTCCGATATTCCAGACTGGCATGTCCGCCAAAGAACGTCATAAGATTAACCAAAACTTCATTCGCTTTGTTAACCAGCACATGCAAAAACTGGTCGATCAGTTAGGCTTATCATTCAGGTTAGGCACGATGGTGGCCCGCCATTCCTTTACAACGCAGGCTACCCGGACAATGGGGCTGGAATTTGCGCAGGAAGCTTTAGGACATACCACCATGAACACCACACAGAATTACTGGAAAGGGTTTGAAAGTGAGGCTAAAAAGACGATGGCTGACAAATTGATGGAATTTGCATCGGTAAAACAAAAAGCAGATCAGGTGGAAATTGAGGTACCCGCCTGATCTTTAATTTATAAAAGTGCAAGCCTTTCTTTCAGTAAACTCTGCCGGGCAGACTTATGCCGCTTGCTCTTTTACCGCCATCTTTACTTTATTTTTAAAATCATCGCTCGGCCTGAATGCGGGGATATGCGTTTCGGGAATTTGTACAGCGGTATTTTTCGTGATGTTCCTGCCAACCTTAGCTGCTCTTTTCTTTACCAGGAATGTACCAAAGCCACGGACAAATACGTCTTCGCCATTGATAAGGCTGGATTGAACGACCTTAAAAAAGGCATCTACAATGGTTTCGGTGACTTCTTTCTCTTTTCCCGTTTTTGCGGCTATACCTGCGATTACATCTGCTTTCCTCATGTAAGTATCGGCTATAGATTAAATATTACTTAAACTGCAAATATACGCCGGATCGGCTTAATCGCCAAACCAGATCCGCTGGACGGTCTATGCAAGCGGACATTACCGCCTTGCAGGTCAATGACGCACACCTCCCCATTTTCACCGCTTAAGCAACTAAAAGCGCGGAGCCGGGTAAAGTGTCAGGGCCGGGCGGGGCCGCTGAAAGCGAACCAATTCCCGTCCGCTTGCTATAGCGTTGACACTTTAGCCCGGCGGGGGCTATCTTTGCGACCGTGGTGTAATTGGGTTAGTTTTCTCTTCATGAGCAAGGGAAAAAAACAAGTCGGTTATAAGCGCAACGCATTTCCGTCTTGCTGCGGACGGTGAGGCGGTCGGTGAATAGCGCCCGCTCTTTCGCGGATGAATTCAGACGACTGCCGTAACCCGATAGCTCCCATATTTAACTAAAAAGCTATTCGTGGATCTGACCACCTTTAAAAATAGTGAACCTGCATGTAAACGGCTAATCTATTTACAATTATCAACCCAGGCTGTCAAGTCTCTCTTTTTGAGGATCGTCGTGTATTTTAATTGTTTAGCGGCGGGACAGACGTTGCTCTCAAAATCTTTCTGAGACATCTTATCAGTGTACTCCACCGCAAACACCGGTTTGTTTAGCGTAATGTACTTTTCGACATCTTTATGCCAGCCTTCTTTAAAAGCGTCTTCGGTGATCACAAAATCAAACTTGGCCGCAAAATCGGGAGTTAACTCTTTTACATTCTTTTGCCCGATTGCCAGCCCACTGGCATGCGCCAGGGTGATCAGGTAGTCGGAATACTTTTTAACGTCACGCTCGCTGATGTCAAAACCCGGTTCGTTATCATAGCTATCCAGGTTGTCGGGTTCTATACCATCAAAGCCCTTTTTTAATATCATATTGATCCTGGAGTTAAGCCAGGGTTTTAATTGATCGATCTGGCGGATATCCAGCCATTTTTCTTTTGGCCATTCTGGGTAAACATTACCAATAATTTTTGCCGGAACCAGGTTGGCATCCGGCCTGTCACTTTCTATTGTACCAACAGAAATATAAGCGATCACTTTTTTGCCTTTCGCATGTAATGCTACTACCGTTTCTGCACTGGTTGTAAAAGCATCAACGTCCACCACCGCGGCAGCGAAATTGTTACCGGGACTAACATCATCAAGCTGCCAGTCAAAACTAGTGCCCGTGACTGGTTTCCACCAGTCAGTTTTGTCCTGTACTGGTTGTGTAGAATCTATGGGATTGGAAACATCATCATTAGATGTGCCCTTTTTGCAAGCAATAAGGCAGGCCAGGAAGCTAATGCTCAATAAAAGGAAAGAATTGATTTTCATAGAGGGTATATACTTGTAAGCCATTGTAACGGGCTTACCATACTAATATTGCATGATTTGTAACGAGTTTGTTACGATTTTGAATATTACTGATGGTTTATGATAAGTGGCATTTAGAACGGCTTCATCTTCAGAAGATACCAAACAATTATTATCCAGCACTAGCTTTGTAAAAGTTGAGACTGAAACTTCTTAAAAGCTGACGGATCTTCTGCCGCGGCTCCTGGCGGACGCGTTTGATTTCGGCAGCAATGTGCCGATTAATTCGCAGCCTTTAAGGTCGGTAATTGGTTTTGGATTTCTCATGACTATTTGAATTGATAGTCAAAGGTGGCGAAGCTGGAAGTGGGTGTTCGCAAGCGTTGCGGTAGTTGCGAACGATTTAGGTATTCCCGCAATTCAAAGCAAACTTTACATACAAACCATCTGTTATTTAAGAAAAGAAACTACACTAAATTTGATAATTATGAAATTGAGAGTATATTTAAACGGCCTGGCTATCGCTTTAATGGTATCCTGCTTTTTCAATGCCGATGCCACTTCTTTTAATAAACCCGCCAAATCTATGCGATTAACATCGGTGGCCCCGGCGGTCGAGGGTTGGTATTTCCGGGCCATAAGTGGATATCCTGCTGCAATTACCTTTGAGCCGGTCGTACTCTTCAAAAATGGTGATTATTGGGAGGCAGGAGCTGAAACGCTGGAAAGCTTGGATGTCGCTACCGATAAAAGTAAGCATCCTAAAGCCTGGGGTACCTGGAAGAAACAGGGTCAGACGTTTTTACTTACCAATAGCAAAGGAGAGACAAATGACTATAAGCTTGGTGAGGGCAACTGGTTCCCAGCCTATGCTTATACAGGTGCTGTGAAACTGAAGCCTGTCTACGAAAAAGCAAGCGGCGGTGATTATGGAAATGGCCTGAGTGCTTTATCAATTAAAAAGATTACCTTTTTGGATGCGACCCATTTTAACGAAGGATTAAATGCGGGGATGTCAACCGGAAATGCAGCGGCCTGGAAGAAATCGGCAACTGGCGGTACTTACCGCATATCCGGCCACACTATTGAATTCACCTATAACAATGGTACAGTCCTTAAAACCTCATTTGCATTGGGTGCAAAAGGTGGGCCTATCCGGCCAGACAACGCACTGATCTTTATTGGGGGGTACGCTTATACAGATACCGAGTAAGTATGTATTCAGTACCTTATACTACTACCCGCCTTTTTAGCTATTTTCGTCTCTGAGGGTGTAGCGGCTTTTTTGCTGGTGGTTTCTTGTTTGCTGAACTTTTTGGCGTGTTGAGTGATGCGGATCACAGCAGTACGCCATTACGTGCGATGTATTCAAAAGTGATTGACGTTTTCAAGAGGTATGTTTAGAACACCTGCCATCAAGATGAATTGTAACTTACTGACACTCAAAAACCGAGGATTACTCATATCGAGCAACCTTTGGAAATCGTCTGAAAATTCCCTACTGCCGAAGAAGGGGTGGGTCGGAATACCCTCTAAATGGGCTTGATAACCAATATCTTATGAGTTGGACAATTACTTACGACCACTTTCTTGTTAAAGATTAATTCGTAATCTTTTGCCATAAGATTACGAATTAACATAAGATCTACCCAATTTAATGTTATCTATTTAGCATTATCGAATATTGCACAGAGGCATGATATGGTATATAAGTCGCCTTTAACGAGTAGTCTACCGCCCTATTGTGGTGGCATACAGCCGCTGGCCGCAACCGAATGGACTGCCTGACCTTATATACAGTTATTTCAGGGCTTGCCCTTCATTCGCCTCAAACTGTCTGCCTCCCTTTCTAATTGCTTGATCTTCAATTCCGTTGTCTGAATGTCCAGGTAACGTGCGATGCTATCCGTCCGGTATTGATCGATTGCAGACATATTCAGGCTGTCCAGTTGGCTTTGTAATTTCTGCTTTTTAATGCTATCTGCAACAAGGTAGTTCCAATACCAGGCTTTTCTAAAACGGCTATTCTGACTGTCTTTATACCAGTAACGAAAGCCGAACCAACTAACGAGGCATACAATAATAGCTAAAGCAATTAGGTACATACTACGTTTAGCCATCGTCTTGAAAAAGCCTTTTCCCGAATCCTCTGGCAATACCAAAACCCTGTTCTTGGAAAACAGTTCATACAACACCTGTATGACGGCTGTTCTCGTGGCCGTCATACCATCACTGGCAATTTTGGAAAGGAGTAAAGTACTCTGTGCGGGTACCGTTACCTCGATCTTTTGGTACTTCTGTTCAAAGCTGCTGATCAGCTTTTGCGTATGATTATCCTTTTCTGCAATAAGCGCATTCTTTTGATCGAGTTGTTTCTGCAGCTGTTTGATAAAATCTCTAATTTCTTTGATCTCCGTTACATTCTCTGTAAGTATGGATGTTAAGGTTTTTTCATCGATTGGCGTT includes:
- a CDS encoding endo alpha-1,4 polygalactosaminidase, with product MKINSFLLLSISFLACLIACKKGTSNDDVSNPIDSTQPVQDKTDWWKPVTGTSFDWQLDDVSPGNNFAAAVVDVDAFTTSAETVVALHAKGKKVIAYISVGTIESDRPDANLVPAKIIGNVYPEWPKEKWLDIRQIDQLKPWLNSRINMILKKGFDGIEPDNLDSYDNEPGFDISERDVKKYSDYLITLAHASGLAIGQKNVKELTPDFAAKFDFVITEDAFKEGWHKDVEKYITLNKPVFAVEYTDKMSQKDFESNVCPAAKQLKYTTILKKRDLTAWVDNCK
- a CDS encoding plasmid transfer protein yields the protein MKKFTLTLLIIIICGLTAFAQDSTGSNKAFDMFQGAEVYEDGMMQMLTGLRDQIWGQGVDFVNDAKALSAIFMIIFFAIRSYEMMVGDKQMEIMPLLRPFGLSMIILWWNVFVRMVAFPCELVENQAKDKWQTAQVEADNLRVKRAELMKEMADSLYNFQAQTSVAEKESDTWYGQAWDQVTSTVKQGISTVVGPILELKQRLQISLQLLLTQLLELIAVWILRIATYFVFFIQVFYSSLLVLLGPFAIAVSILPAFRDSFTTWVARFISVNLYGAIAYLIMWLSAYIQQYAMTVEISRYQGILHGSGTANKMAEFAIFASNGILSFGTVIVTFLIGAIAMFTVPSISTWVVSTSGISSAASTFGRQASVASKVVTKTVTGVF
- a CDS encoding HU family DNA-binding protein; the protein is MRKADVIAGIAAKTGKEKEVTETIVDAFFKVVQSSLINGEDVFVRGFGTFLVKKRAAKVGRNITKNTAVQIPETHIPAFRPSDDFKNKVKMAVKEQAA
- a CDS encoding recombinase family protein is translated as MKVADIYIRVSTDEQADKGYSQRSQEEVLRRYCEINNISIRKTIFEDHSAKTFVRPQWQGLLLNLRKQRGKIDLILFTKWDRFSRNAPDAYQMINTLKILGVEPQAIEQPLDMEVPENKMMLAIYLTAPEIENDRRALNTFYGLRRARKEGRWVSHAPVGYINRHDATGKKYIAIDPPQAKIMEWAFNEIAKGIYSTQQVYEKAAEMGLKCKRNNFYVAVRNPVYCGKILIVKYKDEAAHTVKGLHDGIISESLFYDVQDVLSGKKREEKTKVHSPDMLPLRGFIKCSRCNRILCGSASKGRNGYYYYYHCSSACGCRYKAEEVNKVFDQVIEEFTIQEEYADLFTEVIRDTYKNQNTTTLVSRSELLKEINELNNRTSKARELLLNGDIDGADYKTIKSENEYKVNVLEAKLSEAAAANSKTANIEPLLRPAISKLTRLNTIYSKSDSSNKRELIGSMYPQKFTFEELQHRTALTSELYSCIYLINSEIKGKKEGQATDFSCLPILAPEAGLEPATL
- a CDS encoding tyrosine-type recombinase/integrase; amino-acid sequence: MKAEVSLYLDTRRALKNGTFPLKLHVYFTAKMERWYGTDYKLSQSSFEQSYLASKPRGENKDLKIELDAIMQKGAELAKELGDNFTFEKFERKMFRSKASTNNVIEHFASAVKILEKNEQIGTASSYDCSIKSITTYFSEGKKNPVTHISFSILTAETLNKYEQWMVAKDCSKTTVGIYMRNLRTIFNKAIAAGDIAPELYPFKTYKIPTGKNVKKALETPDLNALYTADVTADSFIEKARDFWFFSYQCNGMNFRDIAELKIKDIHDTYFSFLRHKTKNTTKEDPSPIVVPLTGYIKDFIKKYANKKGKPNDYLFPIFQTGMSAKERHKINQNFIRFVNQHMQKLVDQLGLSFRLGTMVARHSFTTQATRTMGLEFAQEALGHTTMNTTQNYWKGFESEAKKTMADKLMEFASVKQKADQVEIEVPA